One Streptomyces sp. NBC_01217 genomic region harbors:
- a CDS encoding alpha/beta hydrolase has translation MRRTAVLGSAGTLIAGTLIAGAIAAPTATADGRHSGSQARGVQIAAARAAHTGIDWKDCPADWALATPIQCGWVSVPLDYAKPYGKQIKLAVDRHVSTGTKDERQGALLYNPGGPGGSGLRFPTRITNKNPLWTKTAKAYDFVGFDPRGVGHSAPISCVDPQEFVKAPKADPVPDSEADKRAQRKLAAEYADGCAERSGDMLPHMTTPNTARDLDVIRAALGEKKLNFLGVSYGTYLGAVYGTLFPTHVRRMVVDSVVNPAKDNIWYQANLNQDIAFQGRWDDWKAWVAANDSAFHIGNTPAKVEQEWLKLRASAKKSPIGGVVGPAELIGFFQNAPYYDSTWALVAQTWSDYRAGDTQALVDAAGPDMSDLAGNASSENGNAVYTAVECADAKWPTSWQRWDRDNTRLHKDYPFMTWSNAWMNLPCATWGAEQQTPLNVKTGKGLPPVLIVQSTRDAATPYEGAVELHKRFKGSRLITERDAGSHGVTGLANPCINERVDTYLLTGRTDRSDVTCAPHATPKP, from the coding sequence TTGAGACGCACAGCAGTGCTCGGCTCGGCCGGCACTCTGATCGCGGGCACGCTCATAGCGGGCGCGATAGCCGCACCGACGGCCACGGCCGACGGCCGCCACAGCGGTTCGCAGGCGCGCGGCGTCCAGATCGCCGCCGCACGGGCGGCCCACACCGGCATCGACTGGAAGGACTGCCCGGCCGACTGGGCCCTGGCCACTCCGATCCAGTGCGGCTGGGTGTCCGTACCGCTCGACTACGCCAAGCCCTACGGCAAGCAGATCAAGCTCGCCGTCGACCGGCACGTCAGCACCGGCACGAAGGACGAACGGCAGGGCGCGCTCCTGTACAACCCCGGCGGCCCCGGCGGCTCCGGGCTGCGGTTCCCCACCCGGATCACCAACAAGAACCCGCTGTGGACGAAGACCGCGAAGGCGTACGACTTCGTCGGCTTCGACCCCCGCGGCGTCGGCCACTCGGCGCCGATCTCCTGCGTCGACCCGCAGGAGTTCGTGAAGGCCCCGAAGGCCGACCCCGTACCCGACTCCGAGGCGGACAAGCGCGCCCAGCGCAAGCTCGCCGCCGAGTACGCGGACGGCTGCGCCGAACGCAGCGGCGACATGCTGCCGCACATGACCACGCCGAACACCGCACGCGACCTGGATGTCATCCGCGCCGCCCTCGGTGAGAAGAAGCTCAACTTCCTGGGCGTCTCCTACGGCACCTATCTGGGCGCGGTCTACGGCACGCTCTTCCCGACCCACGTCCGTCGCATGGTCGTCGACAGCGTCGTCAACCCGGCGAAGGACAACATCTGGTACCAGGCCAATCTCAACCAGGACATCGCCTTCCAGGGACGCTGGGACGACTGGAAGGCATGGGTCGCCGCGAACGACTCCGCCTTCCACATCGGCAACACTCCCGCGAAGGTCGAGCAGGAGTGGCTGAAGCTGCGCGCCTCGGCCAAGAAGAGCCCGATCGGCGGCGTCGTCGGACCCGCCGAGCTCATCGGCTTCTTCCAGAACGCGCCGTACTACGACTCCACCTGGGCGCTCGTCGCCCAGACCTGGAGCGACTACCGGGCGGGCGACACCCAGGCGCTGGTCGACGCCGCGGGACCCGACATGTCGGACCTCGCGGGGAACGCCTCCTCGGAGAACGGCAACGCCGTGTACACGGCGGTCGAGTGCGCGGACGCCAAGTGGCCCACCAGCTGGCAGCGGTGGGACCGCGACAACACCCGGCTGCACAAGGACTACCCGTTCATGACGTGGTCCAACGCCTGGATGAACCTGCCCTGTGCGACCTGGGGGGCCGAGCAGCAGACCCCGCTGAACGTGAAGACCGGCAAGGGCCTGCCGCCGGTGCTGATCGTGCAGTCCACGCGTGACGCCGCCACTCCGTACGAGGGCGCCGTCGAACTGCACAAGCGCTTCAAGGGCTCGCGCCTCATCACCGAGCGGGACGCCGGATCGCACGGCGTCACAGGCCTGGCCAACCCCTGCATCAACGAGCGGGTGGACACCTATCTGCTCACCGGCAGGACCGACCGCAGCGACGTGACGTGCGCCCCGCACGCCACACCCAAGCCGTAA
- a CDS encoding urease accessory protein UreD, with product MSVQATARITAVLDSRGVTSLPVLQSDGPLALRRTRAANGRYARVTVIGAMSAPLGGDRLAIEAQVEEGARLTVDSAAATVALPGAGTATGPATYDIGLNVGERAELRWLPQQLVSARGSALRMSTRVQLAPTARLMLREEQILGRHGESTGTLISRLTVHRAGRPLLDQQMAYGPGAPGGWDGAAVLGGHRAVGQLLVVDPSFDDKRLETRLLGPTAVLVPLAGPAVLVTAIAPDARLLRTVLDDALNDVLDTPAG from the coding sequence ATGAGCGTCCAGGCCACCGCCCGGATCACCGCGGTCCTCGACAGCAGGGGCGTCACCTCGCTCCCCGTGCTGCAGAGCGACGGACCGCTCGCCCTGCGCCGGACCCGGGCCGCGAACGGCCGGTACGCCCGGGTCACCGTCATCGGCGCCATGAGCGCGCCGCTCGGCGGGGACCGGCTCGCCATCGAGGCACAGGTCGAGGAAGGCGCCCGGCTCACGGTCGACTCGGCGGCGGCCACCGTCGCCCTGCCGGGAGCGGGAACAGCGACCGGCCCCGCCACGTACGACATCGGGCTGAACGTGGGGGAGCGGGCCGAACTGCGCTGGCTGCCTCAGCAGCTCGTCTCCGCGCGCGGCAGCGCCCTGCGCATGTCCACACGCGTCCAACTCGCCCCCACCGCACGGCTGATGCTGCGCGAGGAGCAGATCCTCGGCCGCCACGGCGAGAGCACCGGCACTCTCATCAGCCGCCTCACCGTGCACCGCGCCGGCCGTCCGCTGCTCGACCAGCAGATGGCGTACGGGCCGGGAGCACCCGGCGGCTGGGACGGCGCGGCCGTCCTGGGCGGCCACCGGGCCGTCGGCCAACTCCTCGTCGTGGACCCGTCGTTCGACGACAAGCGCCTTGAGACGCGGCTGCTGGGACCGACCGCCGTCCTCGTACCGCTCGCCGGCCCGGCCGTGCTGGTCACCGCGATCGCCCCCGACGCGCGGCTGCTGCGCACGGTCCTCGACGACGCGCTGAACGACGTACTCGACACCCCGGCAGGATGA
- a CDS encoding NAD-dependent epimerase/dehydratase family protein, with protein MSRGNAWVLGATGQIGRAAVRALAEDGWEVTAASRGGGRDARWDGAVRTTALDREKDGALAAALGDGCDVLVDMVAYGADHARQLTGLADRIGSAVVISSGAVYEDDRGRGFDTQNEPDGAPRYPVPIPETQRTVQAGDATYGTRKVQLEQALLAAGDALPVTLLRAGAIHGPHCRSPRELYFVKRLLDGRERRVLSFGGASRFHPVHVSNLAELIRLAAARPGSRVLNAGDPQAPTVAEIGEAVDAVLGRRTETVLMPGAPGKDGVGSTPWSIAHPVVYDMAAAERELGYRAVTGYAQSLPGTVEWIAAQLEGRDWTEAFPTVLRAYGEELFDYAAEDVWLAGYDRGA; from the coding sequence ATGAGCAGAGGAAACGCATGGGTTCTGGGAGCGACCGGACAGATCGGGCGGGCGGCCGTGCGGGCGCTCGCCGAGGACGGCTGGGAGGTGACGGCCGCTTCGCGCGGTGGCGGCCGGGACGCGCGGTGGGACGGCGCGGTGCGCACGACGGCCCTCGACCGGGAGAAGGACGGCGCGCTCGCCGCGGCGCTGGGCGACGGCTGTGACGTACTGGTCGACATGGTCGCGTACGGAGCGGATCACGCCCGGCAGCTGACCGGCCTCGCGGACCGGATCGGTTCGGCGGTGGTCATCTCCAGCGGTGCGGTGTACGAGGACGACCGGGGGCGTGGCTTCGACACGCAGAACGAGCCCGACGGGGCGCCGCGCTACCCGGTGCCGATCCCGGAGACACAGCGCACCGTGCAGGCCGGCGATGCCACGTACGGGACGCGGAAGGTACAGCTGGAGCAGGCTCTGCTGGCGGCGGGCGACGCGCTGCCGGTGACGCTGTTGCGGGCGGGGGCGATCCACGGGCCGCACTGCCGCTCCCCCCGCGAGCTGTACTTCGTGAAGCGGCTCCTGGACGGCCGGGAGCGGCGGGTGCTCTCGTTCGGCGGGGCGTCCCGCTTCCACCCGGTCCATGTCTCCAATCTGGCCGAGCTGATCCGGCTCGCCGCCGCGCGGCCCGGTTCGCGGGTGCTCAATGCCGGGGATCCGCAGGCGCCGACGGTCGCGGAGATCGGCGAGGCCGTCGACGCGGTGCTCGGCCGCAGGACCGAGACCGTGCTGATGCCGGGCGCGCCCGGCAAGGACGGCGTCGGCTCGACGCCCTGGAGTATCGCCCATCCCGTCGTGTACGACATGGCGGCCGCCGAGCGGGAGCTCGGGTACCGGGCGGTGACGGGCTATGCGCAGTCGCTTCCCGGGACGGTCGAGTGGATCGCCGCGCAACTGGAGGGCAGGGACTGGACGGAGGCCTTTCCCACCGTGCTGCGGGCGTACGGGGAGGAGCTCTTCGACTACGCGGCGGAGGACGTCTGGCTGGCGGGGTACGACCGCGGGGCCTGA